A region of Gracilinanus agilis isolate LMUSP501 chromosome 3, AgileGrace, whole genome shotgun sequence DNA encodes the following proteins:
- the NABP1 gene encoding SOSS complex subunit B2, with product MNGANDPHFFIKDIKPGLKNLNVVFIVLEIGRVTKTKDGHEVRSCKVADKTGSITISVWDEIGGLIQPGDIIRLTRGYASMWKGCLTLYTGRGGELQKIGEFCMVYSEVPNFSEPNPDYLGQQNKVAHGEQKNNSSASNLGTGTFGPIGNGVQTGPESGRFPVSYNHAHSYAGTGRANGRGPVNPQLPAAANVQPVVTTISNGRDPRRAFKR from the exons ATGAATGGGGCGAACGACCCGCACTTCTTTATAAAAGATATTAAGCCTGGGCTGAAAAACTTAAATGTCGTCTTTATTGTCCTGGAGATAG GACGAGTGACCAAAACCAAAGACGGCCACGAAGTCAGATCCTGCAAAGTAGCTGATAAGACGGGAAGCATCACTATTTCTGTGTGGGATGAAATCGGAGGTCTTATCCAGCCTGGGGATATTATTCGATTAACCCGAGG ATATGCATCCATGTGGAAagggtgtctgactctttataccGGAAGAGGAGGTGAACTTCAGAAAATTGGGGA aTTTTGTATGGTATACTCAGAAGTGCCAAACTTCAGTGAACCTAACCCAGACTATCTTGGACAGCAGAACAAAGTG GCACATGgtgaacaaaaaaataattcttcGGCAAGTAATTTGGGTACAGGTACATTTGGGCCAATAG GAAATGGTGTACAAACTGGACCTGAATCAGGGCGATTCCCAGTTTCATATAATCATGCCCACTCCTATGCAGGTACTGGGAGAGCCAATGGACGAGGACCTGTAAACCCACAGCTACCAGCAGCAGCTAATGTTCAGCCAGTTGTGACCACAATAAGTAATGGGAGGGACCCCCGGAGAGCCTTTAAAAGATGA